TCCATAGCAAATTAAATAAATGTTGCATAATGACATTGCCCAGTTGGTCCACGGAGATTGCCATTTCTAGACAGAACTCGCCCACCCCTCTTAATCCTTTTGCAAACATTTGTTGGAAAAGACCATAGATGAGACCAAGCGGCCCAGTGAGTACCGTCAGAACAATTGAAATTAAAAAAAGAAGTATTCCAATAAAAGGATTGATTTTTTTATCTTTTTTGCAGTCCTGTTTTTTTAGAATCATGATGCAGTTGCTTTTTGAATAACCTCAAAGACTTTGCTCCCATCGCATTTTAATGTTTTGTGAGGGTACTTCAATATCAATGCATAATCATGGGTTGCCATAATGATAGTTCGCCCATTTTGATTAATATCTTGTAGCACCTTCATCACCTCTACACTAGTCTGTGGGTCCAGGTTCCCTGTAGGTTCGTCTGCTAGAATTAATTCGGGGTCGTTAAGTAAGGCCCGCGCAATAGCAATACGCTGTTGTTCCCCTCCTGAAAGTTCGTGCGGGAATTTAAAACCTTTGGTCTTCATGCCAACTTTGTCCAAAACCTCTTCGATTTTGTTATCCATTTTGGAAGCATCTGTCCACCCGGTAGCTTTTAGCACAAAACGTAGATTGTTATTGATGTTTCGGTCAGACAACAATTTAAAATCCTGAAAAACGATACCCAATTTTCTTCGTAAGAACGGAATTTCTTTTTCTTGTAATTTTTCCAAATCGAAATCCACTACACTGCCAGACCCTTGTTTTAAGGGCAAGTCGGCGTACAGGGTTTTCATGAAGCTACTTTTCCCGCTTCCTGTTTTGCCGATAATGTAGACAAACTCCCCTTTCTTTACTTCTAGGGATATGTTGTTCAAGATGAGGTTTTCATTTTGGAATACGGCTACGTCCTGTAGTTTTAGAATTGTTTCCGACATATTTTCGTTTTGAAAAATAAAGGTACTAAGTTCTAAATTTATAGTGCGTTAAGCGTTTCCAAATTTTGCTTCCTAACTTTACAATATACTTTGGCTTAAATTTTGACGTTATGGTAACAGTCAATCGAGAACAGCGTAGAACACTATGAATCGAAAAAACCTCATCATTTTCCCGATATTTTTGGGATTCTTCTTTGGTGCCACCTCCCAGGAGACCAAACTATTTTACCACGAAGATAAAGCGTATCAAGACGCATTGACCCTTTATAATTCTCAACAGTACCAAGCAGCACAGACTATTTTTGAAAAGGTCAAGGTCGAAACAAAAGACCATGAGACCGAAGCCAATAGTGCATATTATGCTGCCAATGCTGCTATTCGCCTAAGCCAGCGTGGAGCGGATAAAAAAATGGAGGACTTTGTGGAAAATTATCCTACCTCTACCAAGAGGAACTCGGCTTTCTTAGATGTCGCCGATTATTATTTTGAAACAGGAAAATACCCGTATGCACTAAAGTGGTACAAAAAAGTAGATCAATCCACCATGTCCAAAAAGGATAAAGAGCGTTTTAATTTTAACAACGGATATTCACTTTACGCATCAAACAATCCCAAAGCGGCAGAACGCTATTTGAGCAAAGTGAGCAATTCACCAAAATATGGTTCCCAGGCAAAGTATTACCTAGGCTATATCGCTTACGAACAAGATGATTACGATAGTGCAAGTGAACGTTTTGACCAAATCACTGACCCAGAACTTCTAAATGAAAAATTATCCTATTATCAGGCGGACCTAAATTTTAAATTGGGCAATTTTGAAGAGGCGATTACCATGGCAAAAAAACAATTGCCAAAGTCCGACCGAAAGGAAGTATCCGAACTCAATAAAATTATTGGCGAAAGCTATTTCAATCTAGAACAGTACGAAGAAGCGATTCCCTATTTGGAAAAATATAAGGGGAAACGCGGAAAATTCAATAATACGGATTATTATCTTATTGGATATGCCCATTATAAACAAGGTGATTATGAAGCTGCGGTGCAACAGTTCAATAAAATCATTGGTGGTACCAATAGTGTATCACAAAATGCATATTACCATCTAGCCGAATGCTATTTGAAATTGGATAAAAAACCTGAAGCGTTGAACGCTTTTAGAAATGCTTCTCAGATGGATTTTAGTGCCGAAATTCAAAAAGATGCCTTTTTGAATTATGCTAGATTGAGCTATGAAATTGGCAATGCATACGAACCTGTTCCACAAGTATTGACTACTTATCTGGAGAAATACCCCAAAGACGAGCATCAACAAGAGATTCAGGAATTGTTGGTTGATTCATACATTACGTCCAGGAATTTTGAGGGTGCAATGCGTCTTTTGGAAGAAAATAAAGGATATGCCAGCAAAGAGACCTATCAGAAAGTAGCGTTTTACAGAGGTGTTGAATTGTTTATGGACGGTGATTACGAAGCGGCTTTAGGGCGATTTTCAAAATCACTTAAAAATGCTGAGAACCCAACTTTTGAGGCACGGGCCATGTATTGGAAGGCGGAATCCGCTTACCGATTGAATCGGTTTGATGAAGCGCTTACGGACTTTAACCGATTCGAAAAGCTTCCTGCTGCCCAAAATCTGGAGGTATATCAAGACATAAACTATAATTTGGGATACTGTCATTTTAAACTGAAAGATTACGCAAGTGCCATCACTAATTTCAAAAGTGTCACTAATTCTAATACAAATAATACAGAAAGACTCAATGATAGCTATTTGCGTTTAGGTGATAGTTATTTTGTGACTAGTCAATATAATCCTGCCCAAAATGCTTACAACGAGTCATTACGATTGAATGGCGCAGAACAAGACTATGCTTCATTTCAAAAGACATTGTGCAGTGGGTTTTTAGGGAATACTTCAGCTAAAATTAATGGGTTGAACCAATTTTTGACCAGCTACCCAAAATCCTTGTTACGGGATGATGCGCTGTTCGAATTGGGCAATTCTTACATCAAAATGAATGAAGAGGCTATAGGTCTCCAGACATATGATAGGCTTCTTGAAGAATTTGCCACAAGTAAGTTCGCACCAAGGGCGATGCTTCGCCAAGGACTGGTGCATTACAATGCCAACAGAAATGATCAAGCTCTGACCAAATTAAAAGGGGTTGTCCAAAAATATCCAAATACCCAGGAAGCCAAACAAGCAGTGGCAACTGCGAAATTGGTATATGTAGACGAGGGAAAGGTAAGCGAATATGCTGCATGGGCAAGAAGTTTGGACTTTGTGGAAGTAACGGATGCGGAGTTGGACAACGCCAGTTTTGAAGCTGCTGACAGAAAATATATTGAAGGAAAAACGGATATGGCCATCAATGGATATGAAGCATATCTAAAGGAATTTCCGAATGGACTCCATGCGCTAAATGCAAACTTTAATTTGGCCCAACTTTATTTTTCAAAAGGAGAAAAGGACAAAGCGTTGCCAAACTACAAAGTCGTTGCCGATAGTAATGGGGAGTTTACGGAACAAGCACTTACTAGGGTTTGCGAACTTTATATTGGCAAACAAGATTATGATAGTGCCCTTCCTTATCTAGAGCGATTGGAAAACACAGCTGAGATTTCACAGAACAAGACTTTTGCGCAATCCAACCTAATGAAGGGTTATTACGAAAAAAGAAACTATGACCAAACCATAGCATATGCAGAGAAAGTCTTGAAAGCTACAAAAATCGATAATCGTATTAAGAGCGATGCGCAAATCATGATTGCCCGCTCGGCAATTGCTACCAATGATGAGCAGCTGGCTGAGACTGCTTACAAGGAAGTAAAGAAAATTGCGATTGGCGAAATGGCTGCGGAAGCATGGTACTACGATGCCTATTTCAAGAATAAGGACCAAGATTTTGAAGCTTCGAATACTTCAGTACAAAAACTGGCAAAGGATTATGCCTCTCACAAAAACTGGGGTGGAAAAGGATTGGTACTCATGGCAAAGAATTTTTACGCTTTGGGTGACGCCTTTCAGGCAACCTACATTTTGGAAAGCGTAATTTCCAATTTCTCCGAATTTGAAACTATAGTTGCAGAAGCCAAAGGAGAACTTGCTATAATCAAAGCACGTGAGGCACAAAGTAATTCTTCAGTAGACCCTAACGGGAACTAAATTGAGACACATCATGTACAAAAAGCACAGCTATATATTTATCCTATTATTTTTGAGCCTTTGGGGAGCAGTTTCAGCTCAGGAAACTGAAACTGATAGTATTGGTACCGAAACGGTCACTGTGGTAAAACCTTACTCGCCGACCGTTTCAGATGCCTTTAAATTAAAATCAACGCCCAATCTAAATGATTCCATAGTGCTTCAAAAGAAGAAAATCAATTACAGTATTTTTTCGGTACCTGTAGCTTCTACGTTTACGCCCGCGAAAGGAAAAGCGTCGCGTGTAAAGAAAACACCGCTGCCCACGCTGTACAATTCGTATGCATCCGTTGGTTTGGGAAACTTTAATAATGCTTTAGTTGATTTTTATACCAGTCGTGAATTTAGCAGGGGTGAAGATTTGTTGGATTTTGGGTTAAACCACAATTCCTCTAGAGGTGCCATTGAATCTACGCCTTTGGATGCGGACTTTTACAACACCAAACTTGATGTTTCGTATGCAAAGAAGGATAGGGATTTGGATTGGGGTGCGAGCATAGGCCTCCAACATCAACTGTACAACTGGTACGGTATTGAGAATGGTGCTTTTGAAGAGACCATAATTGCTGGTATAGATGCAACACAGAACTATTTTAGCGCACAGGCAAAGGCACATGTAAACCTTGAAGATTCCTTTTTTAAAAGTGGAACCGTTTTGGTTAGAAGATTCTGGGATGCTACGGACTCGGGAGAGAATCGCGTTGTTTTTCAACCCACTATTGAACTGCCCGTTACAGAAGAGTTGGTTACCATAAGTGCTAAACTGGATTATGTTGGCGGAAGCTTTGAGAATGCACCTTTGAACAATACCACAAATGAAACTGGCATAGATTATGGCCATTTTCAGGTTGGTATAAGCCCAAGTCTGCAGATGCTTCGGGATGACCTTACTTTAAATTTGGGGGCAAACCTTGTCTATGGAATGGACACGGAAAACAGCGAAGGTAATTTCTACATTTATCCTTCAGTTACGGCATCGTATCGCTTGTTGGACGAAACGGTCATAGCCTATGGTGGAGTAGAGGGTGAGCTGCATCAGAATTCGTACTACGATTTTGTAAGCGATAACCCCTTCGTTTCACCGACTTTGTCAATTCAACCCACCGACCAACAATATGAAGGATATTTGGGTTTAAAAGGGCAATTGGTGTCCAATGTCGGGTACAATATCAAAGGCTCGTATACGGCCGAAAACCGAAGGCCTTTGTTTTTACTGAATCCTGAAAACTTGGTTAGGGATGATGAAGGTGACTATTTCTACGGGAATTCATTTCAGGTATTTTATGATGACATAAAAACGCTGGGTATTTTTGCTGAATTAAATGTGGACATCAATCGTAATTTCACCATGGGTATTAATGCTGAGTTCTACGATTATGATACCGAAACGGATAACCCAGCGTGGAACCTGCCCAGTATCAAAGGTTCTTTGTTCATGGATTATCAAATTGATGAAAAGTGGTACATGGGTGCCAATCTATTCTATGTGGGCGAACGGGACGACTTGGTTTCGCAAGCAGTTGCCAATGCCTTGCCCTCGGAATTTCCTTCCACTATTGTGACGTTGGATAGCTTTTTTGATGCCAATGCCCATGTAGGCTATCGCTTTAATGAACAACTTTCGGTTTTTGTCAAGGCATCCAATATTGCCAATAATGATTATCAACGTTGGGCCAATTTTAGGGTGCAAAGCTTTCAGGCATTGGCAGGGCTTTCCTATAAGTTTGATTTTTGATTTGTAGGTAAAAACACAATAAAATCATAAGAAAATCGTTATGGTTACTGCACCAGCCTAAATCTTATCATCTGGCGTGGTGTATCCGATTGAATTGGAAGTCATGCGATTACGGTTCACTTACATATTGTCCCTTTTCTTTTTTACCTTGATGTTTTCATCAATGGTCTCACAGAACCTTGTTCACAATGGTGGTTTCGAGGATTTTGTGGAATGCCCTGTCAAGATGAGCAATCTAAACAAAGATGCAGAGTATTGGAGCGCACCAACTTTGGGTACTACAGATTACTTCAATGAATGCAGTAAGACCAAGTTGGGAATTCCCATGAATTTTAAGGGGAAACAAGACGCCTTTGAAGGAGATGCCTATGCGGGTCTATATTTGTTCGCACCTAAAGATTACCGAGAATATATTCAAGTAAAGTTATCCAAAACCTTAAAAAAAGGACACCGTTATAGGTTAAGTTTATCCTTGAGTCTATCTGAAAAATCAGATGGTGCAGTAATGGACATAGGTGCTGTTTTTTCAGAAAAACCACTGTCCGTTCATACAAAGCGGCAGCTTTCAAATGCGATGCTATCCTCGCAGGTTATTAAAACAACACATGCCAAACAATTCTCCTCCAATGGCTTTTACGATGATAAAGGAGATTGGATGGAAGTTGAATTGGACTTTGTGGCCAAAGGATTTGAAGGCAATCTTATCCTTGGAAACTTTAAAAGTAATGGGGGAACCAAATATCTGGATTTTAATAAAAACCCAGCTTCGGTCGAAGGCTACTCATACTATTATCTTGATAATGTTACACTAACATACCTAGGTCCAGAATACAAGCCCAACCAAAGTTATGTGCTCAATCATGTAAATTTTGACTTTGACCGTTTTGAACTGGAACCTAAGGCAAAGCAAAGTTTGGCAGATGTATATGAATACCTCAAAAAGAATCCCAACTTAAAAGTTTCTATCAGCGGTCATACAGATGATCTGGGGTCAGATAAATACAATGAAGTCCTGTCAAGTCAACGTGCCAATACGGTTGCAAAACACTTAATAAAGCTCGGACTTGAAAAAAACAGAATTTCCTATATGGGTTACGGGAATAAAATTCCTTTAGATAGCACACTTACCGATAAGGCCAGAAGAAAAAATCGACGTGTAGAATTTGTGATGACCGAGTTTGTTGATGATGAGTAATTCCTTCCTATTTTAGTCACCGCTAAACCTAACATTTTCAAAAACAATTTAAGAAGAAGGTGAATCAATTGGAAGAATTGATCGCACTGGCCAAAAGTTTTTCCGACTTAGGAACTAGAATTGCTTTTTTCCAGGCATCCCAGTAAAAATTTTGGCGTAAACCGGAATTACCATCCAACAGTTTTTTAATGTCGTCATCATATTCCAACACAATATAACCGGTATTCCCACCGCTTAAAACAAAAAAGGATTCTGGTTCATAGCCTTTGGACTTAATGTTGACTTTCCAATGAAAATCTTTTTCGCTCTTAAGCAGAAATGAACCGTCATAATCGGTATACGTAATAATGTCCGTTGTACTTATCTCCGCAGAGGCTCGGTAAATAGGAAACCCAAGTTGGTCAACTACTTTACCCGTTATCTTATTTTGACCAAAGCCAAAGTAAGGAACAACAGATAATACGAGCATATAGGTTGCTATGCGCATTATAGAAAGATTTGGATTGTTATAACGGATTTTATTGCAAATTAGTATCATGAGGATAATGAAAAAAGCAATACTAAAAAAATTCGCATAGAACAATATGGGTTAAAAAACCACGTTTATTTAGGCGGTACGAGAACCTACAAATTAAAATAACTATGTTTTATAAGGTAACTCGTATTTTTTTATTTCTTAGTTTTTGTTTTTTATTGGGGACTCCACTTATTGGGCAAAATTTGATTTTGAACCCGGGCTTCGAAAAGTTTAAATCCTGTCCATCAAATATTATCAATTCTGGTACTTTACTGGAAGATGTTTCTTTACCAACATCAAGTTCTGGAGATTACTTTAATGCATGTGGTTCGAGTGATTTCTCGGTTCCTGCCAATTTTAAGGGTTCGCAAAAAGCTGAGGAAGGCTCCGGCTATGTTGGACTTTATTTCTACGCCTTAAATAACTATCGCGAATATGTTCAGTTGAATACCAGTAAAACATTAAGGGAAAAACACCCTTACAAAATTTCATTGAAATTAAGTCTTGCCGAGGCATCTAGCCTAGCGTTGAAGAATATGTCAATCGTACTGGTCAACAAAAAAGTAAAGTTTCCAAACGGCTCGGCTTTGACCAGCTCCCGCATGGATCTTAAAGAAGACATCATGTTTCACGAAGTCAAACTAAAGCCGAACAAATCTTTGGCAAATACCGATGATTGGATTACCCTAACTGCTGAATTTGATGCTAAAGGTTTCGAAAACCACATCATTATTGGCAATTTTAAAAACAACGTGGACACAGAATTGTTAAACCACGATGGTTCTATATTATCTAGTGATTTCTCATACTATTACGTTGATAATTTAATGCTTGAGGAATTGCCAAGAATCAATTATGAAAAAGACAAGATATATGTTCTAGAACGTAACCCGTATGAACCTAAAGGTTACGAATTGGATGCAGAAGCTATAGCAAGTGTCAAAAAAATATTCAAGTATCTCAAAGAAAATGCTGAGGTACAGATGAAGATTACAGGTCACTCTGATAATGTTGGAAAACCCGAATATAACAAGTTTGTATCCTCTTTAAGAGCTAGGGCGGTCGCACTTTATCTTAAAAATCTAGGAATCGATGACAACCGAATTGTTTGGGAAGGTGTGGGAGACACAAGACCACTTAGAAACGGGAAAATAAAAGAAAGCCATCTTTCCAATCGTAGGGTTGAGTTTGTAATGACCGACTTTCAAGACGAGTAAAATAAGACATATTTGCTGTTAAAAAATAACAGAATGCAACTATGCCATCGCTTTACTCCAATGGCAATTAATTTAGCAATGATTTGGTCCGCCAATAATTAAGCCCCGCTTTACGATAACATTTTCTATTTTTGAAGGAAACCTTCAAAAATGAAACAGCTTTTTTTCCTAGTATCCATTTCTGTTCTTGTAATATCGTGTGCTTCAAAAGAAGAAGTGGACCTCATTGTATCCAATGCCAATGTGTATACCGTTGATGGGGATTTTTCAACTGCTGGTAGTATCGCCATAAAAAATGGCAAGTTTGTGGCAGTTGGTGAAACAAATGAAATTGGTGAAAAGTATACTGCAATAGAACAAATGGATGCCGATGGCAAAACCATTGTTCCCGGTCTAATAGACGCGCACTGTCATTTTTATGGATTGGGCCTTAATCAGCAGGTCGTTGATTTGGTGGGAACCAAAAGTTTTCAGGAAATTGTTGATAGGGTGGTAGCGTTTCATAAAGAAAATCCTTCCAATTTTATTCAGGGTAGAGGATGGGATCAGAATGATTGGGAAGTAAAAAAGTTTCCTACTAAGGATAAGTTGGACGAATTGTTTCCAGATACACCCATTGCATTGGAGCGGGTTGACGGACATGCTTATTTGGTCAATCAGAAAGCATTGGATTTAGCAGGTATTACTCCAGAAACAAAGGTTGAAGGTGGGGCCATCATAAAAAAAGAAGGAAAACCCACAGGTGTTCTGGTGGACAACCCAATGGGAATGGTAGATGCGGTCATCCCAAAACCGAATAGGATTAAACAGATTCAAGCACTTCAAGATGCAGAACGTTTATGCTTTGATTATGGTCTGACCACCGTTAACGATGCAGGATTGCACAAACCCGTTATCGAGTTAATAGACAGTTTGCAACAATCAGGTGATTTGTCCATACGGGTGTATGCCATGGTGAGCAATACCCCAGAAAATCTGGATTTTTATTTGGATAAGGGAATCGTTAAAACAGATAAATTGAATGTTCGCTCCGTAAAAGTTTATGGTGATGGTGCTTTGGGTTCTAGAGGTGCAGCATTAAAAACGCCATACTCGGACCACGAAGGACATTTTGGAGCTATGATTACCCCAGTAGATGAAATAGAGGCTTTGGCA
The nucleotide sequence above comes from Flagellimonas sp. HMM57. Encoded proteins:
- a CDS encoding cell division ATP-binding protein FtsE; this encodes MSETILKLQDVAVFQNENLILNNISLEVKKGEFVYIIGKTGSGKSSFMKTLYADLPLKQGSGSVVDFDLEKLQEKEIPFLRRKLGIVFQDFKLLSDRNINNNLRFVLKATGWTDASKMDNKIEEVLDKVGMKTKGFKFPHELSGGEQQRIAIARALLNDPELILADEPTGNLDPQTSVEVMKVLQDINQNGRTIIMATHDYALILKYPHKTLKCDGSKVFEVIQKATAS
- a CDS encoding tetratricopeptide repeat protein — protein: MNRKNLIIFPIFLGFFFGATSQETKLFYHEDKAYQDALTLYNSQQYQAAQTIFEKVKVETKDHETEANSAYYAANAAIRLSQRGADKKMEDFVENYPTSTKRNSAFLDVADYYFETGKYPYALKWYKKVDQSTMSKKDKERFNFNNGYSLYASNNPKAAERYLSKVSNSPKYGSQAKYYLGYIAYEQDDYDSASERFDQITDPELLNEKLSYYQADLNFKLGNFEEAITMAKKQLPKSDRKEVSELNKIIGESYFNLEQYEEAIPYLEKYKGKRGKFNNTDYYLIGYAHYKQGDYEAAVQQFNKIIGGTNSVSQNAYYHLAECYLKLDKKPEALNAFRNASQMDFSAEIQKDAFLNYARLSYEIGNAYEPVPQVLTTYLEKYPKDEHQQEIQELLVDSYITSRNFEGAMRLLEENKGYASKETYQKVAFYRGVELFMDGDYEAALGRFSKSLKNAENPTFEARAMYWKAESAYRLNRFDEALTDFNRFEKLPAAQNLEVYQDINYNLGYCHFKLKDYASAITNFKSVTNSNTNNTERLNDSYLRLGDSYFVTSQYNPAQNAYNESLRLNGAEQDYASFQKTLCSGFLGNTSAKINGLNQFLTSYPKSLLRDDALFELGNSYIKMNEEAIGLQTYDRLLEEFATSKFAPRAMLRQGLVHYNANRNDQALTKLKGVVQKYPNTQEAKQAVATAKLVYVDEGKVSEYAAWARSLDFVEVTDAELDNASFEAADRKYIEGKTDMAINGYEAYLKEFPNGLHALNANFNLAQLYFSKGEKDKALPNYKVVADSNGEFTEQALTRVCELYIGKQDYDSALPYLERLENTAEISQNKTFAQSNLMKGYYEKRNYDQTIAYAEKVLKATKIDNRIKSDAQIMIARSAIATNDEQLAETAYKEVKKIAIGEMAAEAWYYDAYFKNKDQDFEASNTSVQKLAKDYASHKNWGGKGLVLMAKNFYALGDAFQATYILESVISNFSEFETIVAEAKGELAIIKAREAQSNSSVDPNGN
- a CDS encoding TonB-dependent receptor, which translates into the protein MYKKHSYIFILLFLSLWGAVSAQETETDSIGTETVTVVKPYSPTVSDAFKLKSTPNLNDSIVLQKKKINYSIFSVPVASTFTPAKGKASRVKKTPLPTLYNSYASVGLGNFNNALVDFYTSREFSRGEDLLDFGLNHNSSRGAIESTPLDADFYNTKLDVSYAKKDRDLDWGASIGLQHQLYNWYGIENGAFEETIIAGIDATQNYFSAQAKAHVNLEDSFFKSGTVLVRRFWDATDSGENRVVFQPTIELPVTEELVTISAKLDYVGGSFENAPLNNTTNETGIDYGHFQVGISPSLQMLRDDLTLNLGANLVYGMDTENSEGNFYIYPSVTASYRLLDETVIAYGGVEGELHQNSYYDFVSDNPFVSPTLSIQPTDQQYEGYLGLKGQLVSNVGYNIKGSYTAENRRPLFLLNPENLVRDDEGDYFYGNSFQVFYDDIKTLGIFAELNVDINRNFTMGINAEFYDYDTETDNPAWNLPSIKGSLFMDYQIDEKWYMGANLFYVGERDDLVSQAVANALPSEFPSTIVTLDSFFDANAHVGYRFNEQLSVFVKASNIANNDYQRWANFRVQSFQALAGLSYKFDF
- a CDS encoding OmpA family protein, producing the protein MRLRFTYILSLFFFTLMFSSMVSQNLVHNGGFEDFVECPVKMSNLNKDAEYWSAPTLGTTDYFNECSKTKLGIPMNFKGKQDAFEGDAYAGLYLFAPKDYREYIQVKLSKTLKKGHRYRLSLSLSLSEKSDGAVMDIGAVFSEKPLSVHTKRQLSNAMLSSQVIKTTHAKQFSSNGFYDDKGDWMEVELDFVAKGFEGNLILGNFKSNGGTKYLDFNKNPASVEGYSYYYLDNVTLTYLGPEYKPNQSYVLNHVNFDFDRFELEPKAKQSLADVYEYLKKNPNLKVSISGHTDDLGSDKYNEVLSSQRANTVAKHLIKLGLEKNRISYMGYGNKIPLDSTLTDKARRKNRRVEFVMTEFVDDE
- a CDS encoding carboxypeptidase-like regulatory domain-containing protein; translated protein: MRIATYMLVLSVVPYFGFGQNKITGKVVDQLGFPIYRASAEISTTDIITYTDYDGSFLLKSEKDFHWKVNIKSKGYEPESFFVLSGGNTGYIVLEYDDDIKKLLDGNSGLRQNFYWDAWKKAILVPKSEKLLASAINSSN
- a CDS encoding OmpA family protein, whose amino-acid sequence is MNPGFEKFKSCPSNIINSGTLLEDVSLPTSSSGDYFNACGSSDFSVPANFKGSQKAEEGSGYVGLYFYALNNYREYVQLNTSKTLREKHPYKISLKLSLAEASSLALKNMSIVLVNKKVKFPNGSALTSSRMDLKEDIMFHEVKLKPNKSLANTDDWITLTAEFDAKGFENHIIIGNFKNNVDTELLNHDGSILSSDFSYYYVDNLMLEELPRINYEKDKIYVLERNPYEPKGYELDAEAIASVKKIFKYLKENAEVQMKITGHSDNVGKPEYNKFVSSLRARAVALYLKNLGIDDNRIVWEGVGDTRPLRNGKIKESHLSNRRVEFVMTDFQDE
- a CDS encoding amidohydrolase, whose amino-acid sequence is MKQLFFLVSISVLVISCASKEEVDLIVSNANVYTVDGDFSTAGSIAIKNGKFVAVGETNEIGEKYTAIEQMDADGKTIVPGLIDAHCHFYGLGLNQQVVDLVGTKSFQEIVDRVVAFHKENPSNFIQGRGWDQNDWEVKKFPTKDKLDELFPDTPIALERVDGHAYLVNQKALDLAGITPETKVEGGAIIKKEGKPTGVLVDNPMGMVDAVIPKPNRIKQIQALQDAERLCFDYGLTTVNDAGLHKPVIELIDSLQQSGDLSIRVYAMVSNTPENLDFYLDKGIVKTDKLNVRSVKVYGDGALGSRGAALKTPYSDHEGHFGAMITPVDEIEALAERIAASDYQMNTHAIGDSANIVVLRAYKKALEGKEDRRWKVEHAQVISAQDFDYFENGIIPSIQPTHATSDMYWAEDRLGKERVKGAYAFKKLLDKAGTVALGTDFPVEQVSPFLTFYAAVARQDLDNYPEGGFQMKDALSREETLKGMTIWAAHSNFEEDEKGSIETGKVADFVILSDDIMTIPVEDIPNLKAEQVFVDGKQVK